In Parasteatoda tepidariorum isolate YZ-2023 chromosome 8, CAS_Ptep_4.0, whole genome shotgun sequence, the DNA window TTCGATGTTTGATAAATTCGAAACTCCTATCCACCTGGAAATTTTTACATCCTTTAATAATGACAGTTCTGTACTCCATCTGTTGTATTTCGATGCCGATGCCCGGTGGTAATATCTCATCCCATTGTATACCACAAAACCATGTGTCTTGAAACATTATCTTCCCCAAAACTAAAACTGGTGCGAAGAGGCCTAGAGgatcataaaattttgctattgattGCAAAAGAGAACGTTTTGTAGCGGGGTTGCtgtttaaatttagcaaaatttcatctatgttttgattaaatgtgTCACTTTCAGTATTCCAATTAACTCCTAATACCATAGATTCTCGTTTAAAATCAGTTTCGTTTTGATTccagatttcttttaattccttGGAGTTACTGTTCCATTTTGCTAAAGTTAGTTTTATAGGTGACATCAAATCCCGAATTTCATGGTAAATCTTTATAGCATAACTTTCTGTATTTACTGTCATGATGAAATCGTCCATAAAAATATTCCGTTTAAGGTGTTTAGAAGCAAGTTTATGAGACTCTGAGTGCATTTCAACTGATTCTTTTAATGTTGCTGATAGTAAAAAAGGGCTTGATGTTAAACCGAATGGTAAACGAGAAAATCGATACGTAATTATGTTATCTTCTAGTATTCTGTTTGTACCATCAGcatcattttctatttcaaaccACAGAAATCTAGTTGCATCTCTGTCATCTTCATTCAAAATTAGCTGCAAAAAGGCTTGGACTCCATCACATGTAATAGCATATTTACAAAATCGAAATCGTAATAATGTTCCTAGAATTTCGGGGAGTAAATTTGGACCTTGTTCTAATACGTCGTTAAGAGAAACAGAAAGACTCTGTCGTATGAGAAGAGGCATCGAAAACTACTCTCCACTTaagtgagttattttttttttgttttttaactatatgATGAGGTAAGTAAAAAACTTTGTCATGGGTTTTGGGTACAGGAACCACCTTTTCAACATGTTCCTTTGTAATATAATCTTGCATCTGTTTAGCATAAATGCTTTCTAATTCTGGTTCATCTTTCAATCTTTTAGACAACAGTTTTAGACGACTCAGTACAATATAATAGTTATCTGATGAAAGGTCAGGTTACCCTGGAAACATCAGGTTTCCAGGGTAGTTTCACCACTCGTCTTTCATCTACTAATTCATACGAATCATAAAATTCTTGCATAATTTCGCTATCACGGAATGACATATTTCTCTCTTGCGAAATATTTATACCAATAGTTTCTAAATCCCAAAAACCTTTTACCTCTTCATCAAATTGATGTGATAAATTGTTTGTGGTAACGTTATGCACTGAAGAGGCGTTAATACATTTAGTTATATAGTGCAAGAACGACGCTCACTTAAAATCCAACCGAATTTAGAAGGCATTAAAACAAATGACTCGGATAATCTTGTCGGACTTACAGAGTATACCACGTTCCAGTAGAAATCAGCGCCGATTAAAATTTCCATAggtaaattttggaaattatcGTAAGAATCAGCCAATTCATAGTTTTTCTTCATGGCAAGATCATGAATGTCTTTTGGTACACTAGGGTGTGATGCGTACGtgttaaaactttcaaatgcTGTAATATTACAAGGCTagagagaatagaagggctggttcactccgctcttagagctgaagctacgatttccctcctcatgacgtcactgtgtccacagatctcggagatc includes these proteins:
- the LOC139426169 gene encoding uncharacterized protein — translated: MPLLIRQSLSVSLNDVLEQGPNLLPEILGTLLRFRFCKYAITCDGVQAFLQLILNEDDRDATRFLWFEIENDADGTNRILEDNIITYRFSRLPFGLTSSPFLLSATLKESVEMHSESHKLASKHLKRNIFMDDFIMTVNTESYAIKIYHEIRDLMSPIKLTLAKWNSNSKELKEIWNQNETDFKRESMVLGVNWNTESDTFNQNIDEILLNLNSNPATKRSLLQSIAKFYDPLGLFAPVLVLGKIMFQDTWFCGIQWDEILPPGIGIEIQQMEYRTVIIKGCKNFQVDRSFEFIKHRIPHIL